tgttttcattctgattgcaaattcttttttataaaaaagcttttaaaatagaaagtttTCTGAGATTTGCTTTAGTTATATGAGTCATCAGGAGTTTAGCTAATTTGATATTCCAACTGTTTTTTTGGATGtagaatttaattttaaacacaGTGGCTTACTAATTTAACCATCCAAACGGCGTCGTTTCCTTGATCTTGTAATGACGTCGTTCTCCGTCCATCACGGGTTTTTTGTGTTGTGACTGAACAGATCTTGTTATGATCTCAGCCGTTCAAtcttaaatttctatttttgttgtttttaattaaaaaaagttacgCACGTGCCTTGGGCTGTCGGTGCTTAAACTGTGTAACTAACTTTCTCCAATTTAACCTCTTTTCTTGAACAATATAACGAAAACGCCACTCCCCACCCAAAACTTGTAAACTAACCTTGTCTTTAATGTTTTACTACGGATTTGCCACCCTaattccattttttgtttggttacaGTTGTTTGATTTCGCCGACAAATACAGAGGAAAATACGACAGCAGTATCACTGTTGCCCAGAAATACTACCGATCCGTCAGCGGTTACAATGTAAGATCCCACAGGTTTTGTAATCTGAGATTAAAATTAAGTGCTTTATCAATTGTTCCGATGTCTGAAACTGTTCTTAATTTCAATGATCAGGACGAGTTATTGTGGGCCGCTGCGTGGCTATACCAAGCTTCGAACAATCAGTTCTACTTGGACTACTTGGGTCGCAACGGTGACGCCATGGGTGGTACCGGTTGGTCCATGACTGAGTTTGGTTGGGACGTTAAGTACGCTGGTGTTCAAACCCTTGTTGCCAAGGTTAGTATTAGTAGCGTAACccaatttttgaattttgtggttAACCGGTTTTGACAATCTTGGTTTGATACTAAACCggttattttgtttctttctttgacaGTTTTTGATGCAAGGCAAAGCAGGACGTCACGCACCTGTGTTCAGGAAGTATCAAGAGAAAGCTGATTCCTTTATGTGTTCCTTGTTGGGTAAAAGCTCGAGGAACATTCAGAAGACACCAGGTGGTTTGATTTTCAGACAACGTTGGAACAATATGCAGTTTGTCACAAGCGCTTCCTTCTTGACCACGGTTTACTCAGATTACCTAACTTCTTCTCGAAGCAACTTGAGATGTGCCGCGGGAAATGTCGCACCTTCGCAGCTTCTTTCCTTTGCTAAATCTCAGGTGGATTATATTCTTGGAGATAACCCGAGAGCTACCAGCTACATGGTTGGTTATGGTAACAATTTCCCTCAGAGAGTTCACCACAGAGGCTCTTCCATCGTCTCTGTCAAGGTGGACCGTACATTTGTCACCTGCCGAGGTGGATATGCCACTTGGTTCAGCCGTAAAGGCAGTGACCCGAACCTTCTCACTGGTGCTATTGTCGGTGGCCCTGATGCTTACGACAATTTCGCTGACAGGAGAGATAACTATGAGCAGACTGAGCCTGCTACTTACAACAATGCACCACTCCTTGGTGTTCTTGCTCGTCTCAGCAGTGGTCATTCCGGTTATAGCCAGTTTCTTCCAGGTTTGAGTCTGATATTCTAAACCATTCCAATGTCATTGAGGAGAAGTTTGAAACTCAAAGTAGTTTACTTATCTTGTTGTTGGTTCACTGCAGTGGTTCCTGCTCCTGTTGTCCGAAGACCAATGCCTATTCGTAGACCGAAAGTGACTACTCCAGTCCGAGGTATATATGCTTCTTTTGTCGACATGAGAATCTATGAGTTTCTATGGAACAGAGACTTGATTCTGTTAATTATTTGTGCAGCTTCTGGTCCAGTGGCTATAGTTCAGAAGATAACTAGTTCATGGGTCTCAAAGGGAAGGACTTACTACAGATACTCAACAACTGTGATTAACAAATCTTCTAGACCTCTGAAAAGTCTCAACCTTTCGATCAAGAATCTCTATGGACCAATCTGGGGACTCTCGAGATCAGGCAACTCGTTCGGTTTACCCTCGTGGATGCACTCATTGCCATCCGGAAAATCCCTAGAGTTCGTCTACATTCACTCAACAACACCTGCAAATGTCGCGGTATCCAGCTACACTTTGGCTTGAtcagacaacaacaacaacatcaaaggAGATCACAGTGTGTATAGGtcgtgagaagaagaaagtcgTTGGTTTTTACCTCTGGTTCGTCAAGAACGTTAAAAGGTTTAGtcttttatcttcatttttaCTTTTGGGTTTCTCTGgtgaatattaaaaaagaggGTTGAAGAAGAGTTGAAGAAAGGTGTGAAGAGACAAAGTGAAGACtcttcaaaaaattaaagaagagtGAAAGTGCTCATCCTCTTTCTCCTCTAAGTTCAAtgcttttcaaaatttatatataaatcatatatagtaaaagagagaggaagataGAGAAAGATAGTGTTTGTGAGATCTTCCTTCTCTTAAAGAAAAAGGGGTCTTGTGAGATATTGCAaggattgtttttttcattcctTGTAGCTCAAAACACATGTTTATGTCTTTGTCCTTTTGTGTTTCATCTTTCTTGGTGGGTCTATGGCAGTTGTAAAACTCAACAACAGTCCTTAATGATATGTGATTTGGTGGTTATCAATTTATGTTAGGTATTTGTCTTCTATACATACAACTTTGAAAGATTAGTGATATTCAAAAAAGTGAAACTAGCAAAGAGTAAGCTTCcccaaattatttaatttctacAAAGTGTTAatccatttattttttgtagttAGTTACTATGAATCTTTTCCTCAACTAAAACGTAGATGATTTTCTCATCTTATGAcatgttttatttgtcttcTATAGAAtgataaactttaaaatttaccagcaaaacaaaaacttgttttgaaAAGTTCACTAAGAAATTGACCATCACTTTGGAGCATTTTCCCTCTGTttattataacttataagGTGTTAAACACTAATTTAGAAGTTAGTTACACTGAATCTAATTGCTAATGAGTTAAGAATATAAACAGTAAATCTAATAAGAAACTGCTaaacatgaaaattatttagtGGACAGAGAActttattaaaatatcaatacaaatacataaaacagGAGAATGTTAAGAACAATAAAAGATTTGGTTGTTTacaagcaaagaaagaaaaaaacccttCGATATTAACACAGCATAGAGACATATAACAATATGAATTAGAGTGATAAGAGAAACATATAAACCTGAGAGATTTGTCCAACAACTTCCTTTCTTTACACTCGTAGCTGcacttctctgtttttcttatacatttcatcaatctctttctgcgtaaacaagaaaagagaaaatggtttTTAGGTTAAGATCATCCGATTTCAGTAGACCTCGAAACACCATCAATCCAAAGAAGAGATAATCTAAGGTTTTACTATGTAGCCTTGAATGTTTTCTAATGTGAAAATAAAGGGAATAGACTTTTAATATACCTGATAGTACTTGAGAAGCTGAGGTCTTTTCATCTTGTAAGAAGGAGTGATGAGATCTCTTTCCATGTCGAACGGGACTGTGTCCAAATGAACACCTTTGATCAGCTCAAATCCCTTCAGCTGTAAGACAAAACCCAcaattttattagttaaaagaatgttgaaaatataaaacaagaatttaTAAGTAGAAGAATCATGAACAAATCAAACCTTTTTGTCTTTGGCTACTCTGTTGAACTCTCCAAGGACAAACTCTTTAGTCTTTTGGTTTCGGCAGATAGACTCAAAGTCTCCTGAAACTTTGTGTTCTTTGGCCCAATGCTCGATCTGGATCTTGCTTGGACATACCACAGCCACTAAGTAAGACTCATAGCTGTTTCCATATACCCATATCTGCAAAATGTTTTAACAGATCATTAGCTAAGTTTTATGTAACGGTTACTTAAGAGTTATATTTTCAACTAATACCGATTCAATGGCGGCGACATGACTGTATATGTTCTCCAAGTTCTCAACGGCAACGTATTCTCCTTGAGACAGTTTAAAGATGTTCTTCTTACGGTCGATGATCTTCATGGCTCCATCTGGTTGCCACTCACCGACATCACCAGTGTGAAGCCATCCATCAATGAAGACTTCTTGAGTGAGATCTTCACGTTTGTAGTATCCAGAGAACAAAGTCTTTCCCCTGATGCAAATCTCTCCACGTGGATTGCTTGCAAGAGCGTCATAACCCATCTCTGGAACTGACTCTAGCCTTATGTCAACGTTTGGAACCGGTGGACCAACCGTTCCAAGCATTGAAAGCTCGTTTGGAATGGACACAAAAGTCCCACCACAACTCTCTGTTAGACCGTATCCTTGCAAAACATGAGCACACGCGACAACTCGAAGGAAAGATTCGATGTGAGCTGCAAGAGGAGCTGCTCCTGAGAGGATAAGACGCACGTTTCCTCCCAACCCTTCTTTTACctgaaacaattttgtttaatctttcaagatttggttttgttccaACAGTCACAAGGTTAAGGATCAAGAGggtgtagttttttttttactatttcacctttttaaatacaattttgTCAGCTATTGGAGATGCTTGTTCATGAGGCTGCCCTTTCTCCATGTTTTTATGTTTGCTGTTCAAGGTATCGAAAGGTTTCAGAAACAgatatttgaattataaaactctgtttcttgatctAAAAATGATACACTTACTATTTGAATGCAAAGTTGAATAATTTCTTCTTTACAAAACCACCATCAGAAAGTTTCTGCTGAAGACCTGAAAATTGACATAAACAGATCATAATAGTTAAGAAGAAATAACTtcaatatatttcaaaacatttacTTGTCTTGCAAAGTATTTACCGGTGTATATTCTCTCTAGAACGCGAGGAACAGCGCAGAAAACAGTCGGTTTCAATGCAGCAATGTCTTCTATCAATATCTTAACATCCTGATGAAGAAACATATGATGAATTATGAGTCTTATATGAGCATATTCTGTagacaaaattaacaaattatataacttaatttacCCCTCGCCAGAATCCGATAGAGGCTGCTTCATAAATACACAGCTCCTCAATCACACGATCGAAGATATGAGCCAGAGGTAGATATGAGAGATATACATCTTTACTGGTTAACTGTAACATTTTtcacaatgaaaacaaattataagtTATTATAGTGACCTAGTAGCTAGTGATGATGTAAACAAGAATAAGTTATACCTCTTCATCAATagttttaagcaattttttaaCACCTTCAAGGAGATGAATAATGCTCTCATTTGTAAGCAATACTCCTTTAGGATCACCAGTTGTGCCACTTGTATACATTATGGTGCAAACATcgcttctcctcttctctggTAATTCATAATGTTTACCCTCGCCCTTCAAattaagtaatatatattcatgatTTTGATAATTCTGATGTTAAAgtagaataaaaatatgattttcttaCTAGCTTCAAGAATTGGTCCCATGAATATATTGTTAATCTGTGCCTCTCAGCTTCTACTCTCTGATTATTTGTAACCTCACCAAAGCTCACAATATCTATtccaaacagaaaataaaaatcattcgTTGGACTTTTATCAAAGAATCAAACACAAGAAGAGCTTGCTTACacttcaaatatttagttGATTTTGGAGCTGTCTTCAATAactgaaacataaaaaatcGCCTTGTTTTAGTGGTTAGAAACTCCCAAATGTGAAGTAAGATAGTATAAAAAAGATGTAAATTAATCCACTTATTGTGAAGTTAGTCTTGAATTGGAATCTCATAGAAGCATAAAATTCAGCTAATGATCAACTCAAGAGATTTGACATATGCTCatttatctttctcttgtaCAACATTTGTCTGATAAGAAATTACCTCAGAAATCTTGTTCTCCTCAGCAAAAGCAAGTGAGACCTCAGCATGACAAATGATGAATTCTATTGCTCCAGCACCTAAACAAATGCATCAGCCAAACTATTATACATACATGAATATgattgtaaccaaaaaaacaatcaatggAGTAGACAAATGGTACACACCTAGAGTGTCATATAAAGGTACACAGTAGAGTCCATGAGCATTGCAAGCCTGAAACatgaaaatttgataattactataaaatgattaaaattagTGAATGTGAAGAACAATGGTACATCATTTCATCACCATATATAATTATGCTAATCAATATGATGTCACTCTTATATTATTACCTCCATGCTTATAATCCATTCAGGACTATTGGCGCCATAAATACCGCATTTATCTCCCTGGTCCACAAATTGTTGAAATCTTAGATGCATCACTATAAAATGGAGtatggtttctttttttttttttttttttttttttttttttttttggggacaAAAATGGAGTATGGTTTAAAcgtagaaaaaaacattgttttagGACATAACTTACTTTTCCAACTCCAATAGTTCTGATAGAGTTTCCAAGCTTAATCACTACATTATGTACTTCTTTGTAAGTTTGCCATACATATTTCCCAGCCTGTTGAAAGGAAATAGAAATCATAATCACAGAAAACACATATTTGTTTAGTTAACTATTTTTTGATTAAGGTTGATAATTTAGTTGGTGATTGCTTACTTTTCCATCAACTATTTCTCTACGACCAAGCATAGGATTATTTGGAGATTTCTCCACAGATAAACTGTAATCAAAACGGAACatccacaacaacaaaaaaatcatatcaatgtttttgttattatcaaTCAATAGCGTCATGAACATTTGACACAAAAGCAACATGCTTGATTCTTAGCTGAAATCATATGAGGATAATTACctacttttttatatattaaatcttCATATGAATGTCAAAGTCAAAGACTATAGACTTTTGCAATAATAATTTGACTTTTCTAAAGGAAAATCTAATGTTCCTCTGAGAGAAGAGAGGTAATTAAAGAGATATCTAACCGGAAAATATCCCATGCACTGACGAGATCATCAGGCGGTTCAGGAAAACCGTCTTTAGCATAGATACTCCGGTACACTGGACCGACCGATGGACTTCCTCCATCAACGCCTTGCTTTCCCTTCTCAACCTCAACGATGTATCGACCAGTCGCCATTTATTATATCTGCGTATTTGCGTTTCTTTCTATGTATACATGTGTTTTGTTCGTTGAAATGTAAAAGGAGCAAGTAGAGAGAAATTTAAAATGGGGTGTGAATGTTATAATGATGATTGAGGAACAAAACATTTCAAGGACACGAGGGTAGCTGACCAATCCTCAATATTGGGTggtatttataagaaaattaaatattatttttttttccctcaaTGAagctaattaaattttgtctATTTATCAACTAACAAAATGGAaataatttgacaaaaaataaaaaagaagacataATAAAGTGTTAATAcacttttgattttattaccTTTCCGTATTTTATGATCAGAATGACTATTCTCGACTAGTTACAGTGATATAAACTTATAAAGTTTGACTTTTCTCCACATTtgttaaaacattttgaatgatataacaattgatttaaatgtaaattaatgtggaaacataaaatatatattgggTCTTGTATCATTGTTCTACTGCTTTTAGGATATGTTAACATTTTGGGATCTAATAACTGGTGTACATGTTAGTCACATATTTCTAATGACCCAGACCTCTAAGTAATTAAGTACTAtacgaaaattaaaaaaaaaaaaaaaatcaaattattaaattaccACTTTCTATTGACAGCACACAAGTGTAAGATCGTTGCTTATAATATTGAGATTTGACTTATAAAAACAGTAATAATATATTGCTAACCAAATATTATAGAGGCCATATGAGTATAtgacattttaaaatataatcaatatacaaataaacacTTTATCAGAAATATATACCATACATAGTGGTTAACCATAACCATAAAAACCCTTGTTGACTAAAAATATGTTGCCAACATCTGGAAGCGGCATGAAGTTAAGTAATGAAACATTTggtctgattttgatttttacttgAGATTCGGGATAAGAGCAAGACAAATATATGACAGAAACATGAATTCATCcgactatatttttttttcctttgtgtCACGAATTATCTTTATATTATCCATTGACtacattttcattaaattgtggtgtctttgttttttccgTTTTCCTTTAAACGGATTTCAAAGTTTGTTATAATCAGCTACGACAAACACTCCAATTCATTCAGAAGGTTCGAGCTAAGAGGTTTATTGGAGCACAAGTGAGTCACCTAGAATCGTCAATcgatcaaattttttttgtgtgtgtgagaTTGATTGGAATAAACTCCATTGAAGAGTGTTTAAGAATACATTTTCGTAGAGGACCAACGTAACCGAGAATGATGAAGGCATGCAAGATAAAATGGAATGGTACTTTTGTTCCATGATAACAAAACTTAAACTCTGATTAAGATTAAATCTTTgatgtatattttattctaccataattattttaaaattgataaagTTATATAACTTTATGAAGTAAGTAGATCCCTAGTATCATTATCATCTGAATAGAGatcaatatatttcttttcGCACCGCCATTATGTTCATTAGGTGTTAgttgaaatagaaaaaaagtttacgAACTTATTTATAATCTTGGCATTTTTCGTGGACAACATTATAGGATATAAAGttaaaaacgaaatttatGGATACGGGCCACTATCATTTTTTCCATCACGTCGCATTTGGATTAGTTCGTACCTAACTAGGCAATTGAAGTTTGATCAATAACGGACCACtcttattaattagttattcTACATCATTGATCCATATTTATGAACTTAGTCGCCCTTCAATTTCCATGTCTAATGTATATATGCGATTCTATTtccattttattataattaatatatgtacAAATAGAAATTCATCAATTCTTATTCATGATAACCTTGCTTTGTCACGGTCACTATGttgctttttaatttataaataagcTTAGTGAGTATTGACTAatcaagaaaactaaaatccaTAGATTTCCtctgcatatttttttttctgacatAAGTTATGAGTTCAGACTAGTTATATAATGagaaatattcaaatttaacgttattaacaaatcaaaatttgtttgttctaaagcaaatgaaatttgaactaaatttaaaattcttgtTACATGATTTAGTTTAAGGATAAATGAAACATAAAGGTGGGATTCATGTCAATAGTCAAGAACGAAAGTCCGTACGAAAAACTGATTATAGAAAATTACAGAGTTGATTTCGTCACCAATTCCTTAATGTAAATAGATGCAACCAAAACTAGTACGACGGCTTATTTGTCGTTTTGGCGAAGTTTCATACCGTTGACTTTGAATTCTTCTAAATGAAGACTTGTGagcatttgttttgtttataacaaagaaaaagtcgTATGATCTTTTGAATGTTTCAAACCACATCCTTAAGATTCTTGGTAcctttatataaatatattgacTTGGATTACGAAGCTATATATGCAGTTCAACCACAACAAGTCGTTGCATATAAGGGAACAAGTCGTTATAGATAAGATAAGGGAAGAAGTTAACTAACGGATTTGAAAATCttggaagtttttttttgtacgaacaaatatgaaagaacCCAAACCTTGTACTTCGTGGTCTTGATTTGTATCTCATGGTTTTCAAGTGTTATACATTCGAACCCTATTAGAAAATAACTATATTCAGCAATAGTTTAAAAGGTTGGTTTTTAGTTCTTCTTGTCATGCTAGTGCAACCgttgaattgaaaatttgtatagtcctgaaaaacaaaaaatatgttaatgcTGTGCCAGTTTACATCATTGTATGATACAATTTGTATGGGCCAGTTTGATGTTCTATGTAATATCATTGTATGGGTCAGTTTCATTTCACAAATAGGGCTTTAGTTTAGGCTTATAAGTTACATTTGTAGCCCATTAGATTCACTTATATGTCAGAGGCGGCCTTGGATACTTTACGTTACAGACGTCTGTATGTCCTGTATCCAGCTTCAAATCCAACTTACATTTTCTGTTGtcgaaccgaaccaaaatgAGATTGAGGTTGGTTTCAGTTTCGGTTGCATAACTCAACTAATCAAGCAACTAGGGGTTGATTTTGGATACTTGATCCCAACCAAATCTGATTTATAACAATCCATTAACTGAACATCATAAATCTAACAAAACCGGAGATTGATTAAACCTAAGCTGAAATAGAAATGTAGAGCTTGTTATGTTTAAGAACCaatcaaaaattaagattttttaaaacattccTATATTCTACTTGTATATGTAATGACATCAGGCTATTTAATTACTCAATAATGTCCTGAAAGTCATACCTAAAATCTGGCACTTGTCTCCCGACATTTCATTAATTTCCGGGGACATATGAGAACGATCTATACAGTATTTGtttgagccaaaaaaaaaaaaaaaagtgctACGGATATATTAGTGTTCACATCTGGTCCAAGCACGTGAATAGGAAATTTCTACGTACTGacgaaaacaaatcataaaacatgaaaaaagtCACCgagattgaaattaaaatttgtggtttatttggttttgaataaaaaacaaaacattgtaGTAATTAATCTATATCACTTTAATGTTAATTTAATAGCCGCTTCTTAAAAGTCTTTGCACTGTGTCCGTGACACTGTCGGGCAATAGGTTCCGAGCGGTTGATGTCGACATTAACCTAACGGTTGTCTTTTTATGGGAActattcaataaaaatattattctaaaGTATTTAATATTTCTCAGACCATTTGATGGATCAACAATACGATACTTTAAATGGTGTGttgattattaaaagaaaaaataatttacgcACCATGCAGAAATaattcataaagttttaacgTATACTCATATATACTCTTTATTACATTgttgaatttaaaaaaatcttaattatgtCACTTTCTCTTAGAATAATTACGAGAGTCGTTGGGAAATTTCAAAGGCTTTTAAAAGACAAATCcgtaaaaaaagatttgattgatattttgCTAATTAATTGaccctctatatatatattcacactCATGTCAATCActtattttcaaagaaaataaacaaatccgtggttttcttttcatttcttaagattttacatttttttttgggaattgATGGGCAATTGCATGGAGAGATGGATGCAAGGAGAAGGGGAAGAAGGAAAGATAGAGGTGACAGAAAGAGCAAAAGAGTCCTTCAAACTTGATGGTGATGACAATGAAGATGGTCATGGTGGGATGAAGGTAAAGATCGTGCTTACAAGACATGAATTGGACATGTTTTTGCTTCAGATGAATAGGAGTCATGATGGAAACTTGATGATTACCAAAGACGTTATGGTAGAGCTAGAGAAGAGGATCATAAGAGCTTCGTCATTCTCATcactatcatcatcaccttcatCGATAGCATGGGAACCGGCTTTAGAGAGCATCCTGGAGTGTCCAGAAGTCCAGGAAATGGATAGATAAAGATGCTAAAGATGTGATTTATGATAAAAATGAGTTTGATCATGATGATCATCATATATTGGTTCTAgagcattttttttaatctcatGATGATCGGAactatataacatttttgcTCATTACATTTTcagataaatattttcttggttaGATTAGTTTGAGGTCGATGTAATACCATTGTACcatatatttcatatatactttgaaaaattattacgctttaatattttttctttcttagtaACTAGATTATTAAAGAATAAGAATCTTTATCAAGGAATTCTACTTTCTGATCATGCTAAAATCAATAGTCAAGACACACACATAATCGATGGAACTTATGATCATGTGGCATAATTAATAAACATTTTTGGATATCGACCTAGCAAGGGCCAAGGGTATCATCGGAATGAATCGGTATAAGATTGATATTTGTGTTTTGGACGATGTTCTTTAACTTATGAGCTTTATTTTCCACATAAAATGCTTTGACCACTTAGACACCATAAGAAGCGGTCCACATGTAGGCGAATGAGATATTCCTCGCTATGGCTACTATGCGTGAATGTAACAATCTCTCTTAACAAACCGATATAAATCCATAACAGAAAAAGGGATTAGTCTTCTAGTTAGGATTCAAGGTATCGAATTAGCgaatttatttacaattgaCATGGAGATCGCTTCTTTATCCATGGATATGAATATGAAGGTGACCAAGTTGTGAATATCTTGCCAATGATTACATCATCtggtaaagaaaaaacaccTAGAAATGCTTTCATTAGCATATGTCACCAAATATACAGTAATGGTGATGATAATATAATCCTTGTAttacttttggttttatttttctcttgtatAATTACATGCATTTGCTGCTCgagattcatatttttgttttttatacgTTTTATTTTGCATAAGTTCCTGCATTTGATGttcaagatatttattttctctttttatcattacttttttttttgcatttgttGCTTCCTATTCTTTCTCTccattttagattttaaagattttgtgTCATCTCTTTTAGATAATGACTAGATCATAACCCGTGCTATATAGCACggacattaatatttttcatgaataaaattgaatactttgttttaattatcTAAGTGTAAAAGTGATgttataatatgttttaattttattactatttgAATATAATGATTAATGTTGCATTAGattgtctttgttttaaaaaatcatatttatacgaaatacataatatttagtttatattaaatgtgaaaattttgtATCCAAGCTATATTACGTATTttatttggaaagaaaaatgatttgtttgtttgagaaCATATAGTTTTTGGCCCAactttgaatttgtttatgtattgTGTGTTGGTTTTAGTCGTGGGCCTAATATGGTCCAATGAAGATATATACGCTCTAGATTCTATTATGtctgatttaattatttataaatttaataaataaaaaactataccTAAAACTGAATGGAAtgctgacaaaaaaaaattgtttggaAATTACATGACTTCCTATGACTGCGGCTTCTTACGACCATCAAAATCCAATAGCTCTATTTAAAGATTATACATGAAAGCTAAgtagtatattatatattgcTGTTCGAGAATCCAATAGCTCTatttaaagattgaaaaagcTAGTTAAGACAGCTTAAGGTTTAACTTGTTATATTATCAAGTAAGTTCTCTTAAGAAGAACTCTAATCTGTTACAAATTTAAATGCAGGTTTGCACCAGCTGAAGCTTTTGGATTAGTGTAAATCTATATAAGAAGGACAAACTAAACATGAAGTAGCAGGC
This sequence is a window from Arabidopsis thaliana chromosome 1 sequence. Protein-coding genes within it:
- the LACS3 gene encoding AMP-dependent synthetase and ligase family protein (long-chain acyl-CoA synthetase 3 (LACS3); FUNCTIONS IN: catalytic activity; INVOLVED IN: fatty acid biosynthetic process; EXPRESSED IN: 22 plant structures; EXPRESSED DURING: 13 growth stages; CONTAINS InterPro DOMAIN/s: AMP-binding, conserved site (InterPro:IPR020845), AMP-dependent synthetase/ligase (InterPro:IPR000873); BEST Arabidopsis thaliana protein match is: AMP-dependent synthetase and ligase family protein (TAIR:AT4G23850.1); Has 56096 Blast hits to 52077 proteins in 3262 species: Archae - 1018; Bacteria - 35853; Metazoa - 2423; Fungi - 1951; Plants - 2073; Viruses - 1; Other Eukaryotes - 12777 (source: NCBI BLink).), translating into MATGRYIVEVEKGKQGVDGGSPSVGPVYRSIYAKDGFPEPPDDLVSAWDIFRLSVEKSPNNPMLGRREIVDGKAGKYVWQTYKEVHNVVIKLGNSIRTIGVGKGDKCGIYGANSPEWIISMEACNAHGLYCVPLYDTLGAGAIEFIICHAEVSLAFAEENKISELLKTAPKSTKYLKYIVSFGEVTNNQRVEAERHRLTIYSWDQFLKLGEGKHYELPEKRRSDVCTIMYTSGTTGDPKGVLLTNESIIHLLEGVKKLLKTIDEELTSKDVYLSYLPLAHIFDRVIEELCIYEAASIGFWRGDVKILIEDIAALKPTVFCAVPRVLERIYTGLQQKLSDGGFVKKKLFNFAFKYKHKNMEKGQPHEQASPIADKIVFKKVKEGLGGNVRLILSGAAPLAAHIESFLRVVACAHVLQGYGLTESCGGTFVSIPNELSMLGTVGPPVPNVDIRLESVPEMGYDALASNPRGEICIRGKTLFSGYYKREDLTQEVFIDGWLHTGDVGEWQPDGAMKIIDRKKNIFKLSQGEYVAVENLENIYSHVAAIESIWVYGNSYESYLVAVVCPSKIQIEHWAKEHKVSGDFESICRNQKTKEFVLGEFNRVAKDKKLKGFELIKGVHLDTVPFDMERDLITPSYKMKRPQLLKYYQKEIDEMYKKNREVQLRV
- a CDS encoding uncharacterized protein (unknown protein; Has 13 Blast hits to 13 proteins in 7 species: Archae - 0; Bacteria - 0; Metazoa - 0; Fungi - 0; Plants - 13; Viruses - 0; Other Eukaryotes - 0 (source: NCBI BLink).), producing the protein MGNCMERWMQGEGEEGKIEVTERAKESFKLDGDDNEDGHGGMKVKIVLTRHELDMFLLQMNRSHDGNLMITKDVMVELEKRIIRASSFSSLSSSPSSIAWEPALESILECPEVQEMDR